The Corylus avellana chromosome ca11, CavTom2PMs-1.0 genome contains the following window.
tttgtatcattttgagttagctttccaattccacttgaatcacctcaattggatatttgagctgaaagttatggtcaaaatactaagacgtgtgcagaatccaaatttgaatccaatctgattttgattccaatttgagaaattccaatttaatcatttcctttatttgattaaacttaaccacatcatataggttcTCTATTATggttggttaagcttaaccatatcttctaggtcttcctaATTTTCCCTTAAGCTTGAAACTTTTctagaaacgctttcttttctttcaaaaacctataaaacaaagaaaatacaaaaaggaaataaaatagcataaactaacaaaactaaggaattaacaaatataagttaagggctaaaatatgaatattttggcacttatcaatagTGAGCTTGGAGGATGAGCTGGAGGCTGGTTGATCTTACAGAGTCTAGAACTTGCAAGGGGTTGTGAGTATTTATATTGTCTATAATCTCAGGGTCTTCATATAGTactttcttgggtttggctaccccagAGTAGTTTTTCCCTTTGATTAGTTCAAATGGTTTTCCACTTCAtcaacaaatcttgtgttgtggttgtgtggatgttctttattattgtgttggtttattttccttatataaactACTTATGCATTTGATGTGAATATATGATTCGCTTATGCGTTTGATTGTGGGTTAGAACACGATCCTCGTTGTTCTGTCTGAAATACATTGCTAACCTAGATGTAGTAGTTGAGTACGAGCCATTAGAGGAGGGATTTACGTACATCAAGGAGCCAGTGAAGATCATGTATCGAAAGGAGCAAGTACTACGTACCAAAATGATTCTCATCGTTAAGGTACTGTGGCGTAATCATGGTGTCGAGGAAGCATTATAGGAAGCAGAGCAGGACATGCGGAACTGTTATCTGCTTTTATTTGAGACTTGATTGTGTGTAACTCTTTTTCTCAAGATTATACTTGGACAAGATACCTATTCCTATTTAGTTAATCGGATACTCGACTAAGAAAGAGTTTGCTTTCTTCAACAGGGTTATGGCATAGATACCCACTGATCTAGATTGCATGTGGAACTACACATTTTGTGAGTTGATCGACTTGGGTGTCGAGACTGATGAGGAATGGTATAGTGGGGGCAACATTGAGTATGATGCTTTGGACGACTTACGAGGTGACTTTGCGCAGTTGTTTGAGGATGGTGTAGTGCTAGTTGACGAATGGAAGGAGATAGCCTACAAGCCCACTGAGCATGACATTGACGATACTACGGACGACAGGTAAACATTTCACCCCTTTTAGTGTTGTTCTTTTGGTATTATATCCTGAAATTTTGaggacgaaatttttataaggagaggagaatgtagtgacccaaataattaactaaggcTAAGATAGCTTggttagagggttaattggaCTTTTGGATCACTAAGGACAGCTAGAGGgtcattttgagaattttggattttttggcCGAACGCTCGTGTAGGGATCACGTGAGCACTTGCCTACAAGCAGTACATGAGCGTTGATGTGGGGACCGGCCAAACGTTCGTTAACTTTTGGTTGACGAATGGATATTGCCCAAGCGTAGGATTGCAACCATAAAACTGCTGAGTAAACAATACGCGAACGTTCGGCACTATAGTACCAAACATTCGCTGCTTTTCAGAACTACTCCTGAAAAGCTCATAGCTTTTTCTACCCAATAAATACCCATACCCACTCGACCCCAAAGCTTCATTTTCACCGTTGTTGCCCTCTAGAACTGCTACTTGAATGTTGTGTGAGCTTTTGCGAGACTACCTTGGTATTCTTGAGGAAGAGTAGGACCTTGTTGAGGTTGTTTTTGTGTAAGAGGTAATTGTCGCCTCTCTTTAGTGTTTTTCTTTAGATGTTATGCTAGTTTGTGTTTTATAGTAACTTAGTTGCTAGAATAGTTCTTAATCTTTTTATAGGCATTTCTTTTTCCGTTACACTTATTCTTCTTGCATGAGGATATTGTTTCAGGTTAGGAAATATTAGAAGAACCTTTTGTAGCCTTAGAACCAGTTTAGGATAGCTTAGGAGAGCATTTGACCAAATGAGATTCTACCTGAACTCTCTGGTCGAACGTTCGGCCTCGAGATGGAACGCTCGCCCAGAAGCACTTTGGGGGAAACCCCATTTTGGGCAGTCATTCAATAGCTCATGTTTTCCTGTTCaagttcattttaattaaaacttaTGACTAATGTTAGTTTTTCCATAGATTTGGAGAACCAAGACCCTTTGGAGGAGTTTTCTGAGGACTTGTACGATTCGGGTGAGTACGAACTCACATGATACTAGCCTTTTCTTTTGctgcattgcacgtctattttattttaccaaacatgcattttataactctcatgaaatacattttgttgcATTATGAACTCTACCATTTgagaaaatgtgctacttaataAGATAATGAGACTTGTAatagcatgcatgtaaaatatagaTAAGACTCATTGCATcttatgacatggtacaccggtacgtgcgggataatggtcataggcttactatacatgttaactctatggtcaaatgtgtgtgtggatgtgatatatgTGTCTTGGGTCCAATAGTTGTTTGGTGACAGGCGCAGCCTTAACGAGCGGGTCACTACAGGatatacatcattagtagcgtgagctaaccgaggtcggactcgattGGGTTGCTAGTATTATGgatggtagcatacaatggtcgaGGCACCgtcattgtattataggtccctcgggacaacgCTAACCCTACTAAGAATGGATAAtgtcttgggtagaccatacagttgaatTATCATTGATTCACATGATTATAGCATGTATTATACCTATACTGCATTCATGGATACTGTCGTACTtaaaatgttgcatactttACCAAACAGAGTTCATAACTAAGTTGCATAAGTActatgtgcatttttactcactaagtctttagacttacctctttatttttccctctccattatgtataattgtGCAGTCTAACTAGTATAGAGGGGGATGGCTACGGACAACCAGTTGGTGGTGGCTCAGgatttgatttggtttattttttaggacatgaACCTGGTTTGGCTAAAGTCCATATGAGACAATGGAGGATCCACACATGCAGAGATGGTTGAGATTGTCATCATGCTAGCACTACTTAAATTTGGCGTTGATTTTTGTATCTTACCTTCAGACAATTATTTTATGATATGTAATCTATTTTAATGATCGGTCTTTGACTATTTGAGGATCTATTTATGCTACGATGTTTTATCGTTATTAGTACTATTTGAGGATCTATTTATGCTATGATATTTTATTGTTACTCTGGTTGTTATGATTGTggtatttaattattgttttattattccTGTGGTCGAAATCTTCTGTTGTATTCTCTCTTAGTAAAGATTACGATCCCCGAGTCTTCTTCTATGAGGGACAATGTTGGGAGGCGAACTATGgagtcaattactagttaattgatttccacaAGGCATTACATACAGGTTTCctaacatttggtatcagagaaCCCAAGTTGATTGTTTTGTATGGAGGATTCACGTTTTGATCGTATAGAGCAACAGTTTGGTAGCAGAGAAGCCAAGTTGATTGTTTTCTATGGAGGATTCACTACGTTCAATGGCTTTATCAAGAAATCAATTGAGCAGATGAATTAATGGATGGAAATGGAGAAAAATATCAACAGCTTTCTCTAAGAGGAGGTGTgtgatgaacaaaaaaaaatatatagtcaCGAGGAAATCACTCCCATCTCAACCAAAAACATCCAACCACTAATCACCGCCCTCAAAAACACCCAAAGTCCCATACCATACCAATACAATCCCAGCCATCTTCTGAGAAACCTGAGAACCCATCACAGCAATCGCAACAATTGTGCCCAACCGAACCTGCCACACAACAGACCCAATACCACAACCCAATTTCACTGCCACCCAATTCCTCCATCCACCCAATCCATGTAATCATTGGAAATGAGAAAAAGACGAAGGACGATCATCACGATGCCACCACAACCCAAAAACAGCTCGAGCCCAAATTCCCTCAAGACTGAAGTTGAAGAGGCTtctgaagagaaagaaaatcagCTATGGTAAGGCCACCTCGGAAGCGTTTGAACGCTTAGAACCCGTACCTCGGGCTCACTCAACGATTGCTTGAGTTCCTAGCATTCCAAGATATTAGAAATTGTAGGAACATGAGTGTTTATTTCATGGTGTGGCGCGTACCTAAGTTAGGAAGTGGACTAGGAAATCTATTGATGATGTTCGATCACTAAACGATTTTTGGTCATcgaaaaaaattgggaaaagccTATTGTGGGTGAGTATGTTCAGTGGAAGACACGGGGACAACCTATGATATATGGGTTTGCAGGAATGTATTTCCAGTTGAGCTTGGTTCGGGAATCAACTCATGATATCCTGAAGTTAGACTTTGAAGAATTAGTGGGCTTCCTAGGGTCACCACCTCAGATGATGATTGTGTTGGAAAGCTTGGCGAAGATTGTCAACTATGGCTTCCAAACTTACTCTTGAGGACAAGGCCAATTCCACGGAGGAGGGAGTGTAACAGGGTAAGAGTAAGGATGAAGTTACATAGTCTTGGGGTGCGTTTTTTAgtccctttttaaaaaaataatatgcgtttttaaaccaaatcgcaattttgaagtgtttgggattgcgattttaaaaacgcaaaatttaaaatcatgaaaaaattcATGATTTCTATAAGTTGACTAgaggatgcttatttgaaaaagtgcgaatttaaaccaaaatcacgatttcacttaaacaaaaatttgactcaatatttacctatttttgaGTGGGAATGAAAAACATTTCAAGAATACCCAcctgaaatatattaaaacccttcgtttcccttctttttcttcatcatctCTTCGCCCCTTCATCCTTTCTCCGCCCCTTTGCTGTTTCTCGTGTAGCTATTTCATCCTCTCTCTGCCCCTCTATCAGGTAAGAATCTCACCCTATAGAACTCGTTTGCTTTAGCAAAGCTCTTCACCGTTTGGTGTTTATGaggttttatgttgttttatgtGGTTTTGTGATTTGTGTGCCTTTTGTATATGCGTTTAAGTAGTGTAGGTATggtttttatgaataaaaattgtctatttttttttttcaaatattatttttagggttaaatactagataaccccctggggtttcactcaatttttttccccccctagggtttattttttatcacaggaggtccttatggttttgataaaagaccaaattcGTTCTTCcgtccattgaccgttagttgacctaacggaactccacgtggaccaattaaaagctgacatttggcataagtggccacaTCATCAATGATGACAtggcacctaattaaatttttttatttttttatttttaaaaaataaaaaaataaaaatttgggggggtggccgagccaccccatagAGCCAAGGGGGtcgccaaaaccacccccagtgggtactgggggtggctcgaccacccccttGAAGCCAAGGGGGTAGCTACCCccaccaattatatatatatatatatatgaaaaaatatatttttaaattttaatttttttaaaaagaatttaattagGTTTGAcgtcatcactgatgacgtggccacttatgccaaatGTCAGCTTCTAATTGGTCTATGTGGAGTTCCGTTGGGttaactaacggtcaatggacgGAAAAACGaatttgatcttttatcaaaactagaaggacctcctgtgataaaaaataaaccctagggtggaaaaaaaaaattaagtaaaaccCTAGAGGGTTATTTAATATTTaccccttatttttattatcgTGCACTGTGCTGTGCATAGTGACAAATTGCTGTGCACAGTGACAGATCACTGTGCACTGTGCTATGCGTAGTGATTGATCATTGCATATTGCACAATGATGGATCAGTGCACGGTGATCCATCActgtctttaattttttttgggtgatttatcaagtactaatttaaattattggtgaattatttaacaattaaatttgataaacattattagtttaatttgattaatttttcttctattttttattatacgtctgtttggaatatgtttcaagaaaaaaaaaaaacacaaaaacaagaaaatatatatatagaaacgagtaatatagcaatatataattgcctaagtagaaaactcaaagtttatgtcaaattataagtcgTACTTTTGTTTGTAGAGGTGTTAAAAATGGTggcttatagacaatgttagttattttactattataacAATATTTAATGTTAGCAATTGCCTAAGTACAAAATTCAgagttaatgtcaaattatggccttgtttggtaaaagggtTAGAGTTGGCTTAAaaactgttcatcaccatttcccaaaaaaattaacatcaaaacattttaactttttcactttttatatcacatcattcactttttattattattcaaatgaaaaaattactacaaaacaaaaccttttcacttttctatatcactttttcacttttttaaacaaaacattcttactttttttttttcacatcaatctatatcaactacagtgtctaggccaacccatttactAAACACACCTACATGTCGTACTTTTgtttgcaaaaattttaaaaatagaagcTTATAGACAATTTTGTCCTCGTTGACAAAATTGGATAATCTCCCCCCTCATCTTTGTCGTCTATGTTCCTGGCCGGAAAACCTAAGGGAATCTCCACCAACTGGAAAATGGCAGAACTCTTTGCTCTACTTGGCCTTCATCTCCTTAATACTACATCTTCTTCATAACCTTGTAGCTCACAAGTTACTACTGGGGAACGACACCGTTCGCGTCAAGAGATAGCCAGATCTTCCCCCTCCGGTTCCGCTCCATTGGTACCTTCAAAATCCCCCAGGTCGTTTCCATCTTCTGCAGTTCTTCCAATGAGGGGttcatcaattctttatttttaagagtaatattgatttttttttttttttttgggcttttgtttGTGATGGGTTAAGTTGGCTGATATGCATTTTGGTAACGGAATGATGAGTCGGTGTCGGGATGTGTTGGAGTCCAAGTTCGAGTACTGCTCCGATCTCAACACGACCAGGTTTCTCAAGAGAATGCTCGAAGCTGAGAAGCCTGATTTCATTGCTTTTataggtttatttatttatttattttcattttaatcgCTTTTGGGTTTTGATATTTCTGTTTATTCTAGCTTTGTTGACGTCATTGGTGGTGGAGTTTCCAGCTTTGTCAACGAGGGCATATTAGTAATGGAGACGACAGATGGTGGGCTGATTTTGGAGGAAATCTCCAAAATCTGGAAAAAACCTATTGACAGGGAAGCTTTAGTTCATGATATAGATAGAACTTCAGAGGATTTGGTCTGGAAGACTTATGTGGGGCCGACACCACCGATTCTCTTCCCTCTCCTCAGAGGCCTTCGGAAGTTTTCTGACCAGTCTTCTTTTTTGTGGCCAATGATTTTATGGCACTAATCTTCTTTAACTTCTTTGCTGTAATTTCATCTTCACGAGGAGTTGAGATCGGAGCAGTAATCCATTGGTGAATCAGACAAGCAGTAATCCtttaggttttaatgaggacaaaattgaaagagaagcCATTAATATCTCACGTGAGAAGCACGTGGCATGAATTTCATCCATTTAGACAGAAAATATTAACAGAGGGTTTACATTGAAAATTCTTGAAACATTAggggatacattgccaatttttaaactttggggttcaaattgaaaaactcctgaaacttcagggcaaagtgaatttttccccatatttttctaaaaaagttattttactattataaagaaatgtctattacacataaacccatcGCCCGAGCCCACAGGTCAAGGGCCCACAACCCAAAGAAAACCCGGTATATACAAATGGGCTCACCAAATGCGCCCAATACAAAGCAATGGATACGATGTCGTTCCCTACGCTCTTGGACAGCCAAAGTCCAGGCATGGGATCATAGTGAACCTCCCACACTTAACATCAGGATACATTTACAAGGCTCAGCCAGCCCGTGCCTAGCAAGATCATCGGGACAGTTACGATCCTACTCTTAAAGACATCTCGTAGGTACAGGCTATCCTCGGATTAGCGTATGTAACGGCCTCCTACCGGTCATAAAGAAAGGGAACACAAATATTAACTCTCTCGGCCGTTACGCCTAAATCACAGATCCTCCACCCGGCCATCATTACCACCTCCGCATGTTCAACTATAAAATGCCTCACTACGAAGGTATGAGGGACCACGAATTGGCATACTAAGCTAAGATACATAccgacttaagcatcggaggaggaaccACCGGCCAACACCCGGCGTATCCTCTTAACATTTGCTCTGCTCTTGCATATTTACTAAAAGACTCACAGAAAGGCAAACCATGAGAAGCGTAGCTTGAAGACTTGATCCCCCTTGAATTCACCGTGCAGGAAACTGCTTCAATAGTTTGACGTCGTCTGTGGGAACGACTTTTCATTCTTACAAATACAAATATCTGCAGCAATGGTGAATACAAGGTCAAAAAGCTAAGCTCGCACCGAAGAACCACTAGCGCAAGATAATCAGAGGCTCCCATCGGCGCATCAGAATGCTGGCAACAAGGAACACATTGCTTCTCTCGAAGCACAAATGGCGCTTTTGATCCAGAAGAATGAGGAGCTACGACTCCGATTTTTGTCTCCATCCCAAGTCAATCAGGCTGAACAGTCAGATGGGCTAAGAAATCGTTATCATCACTCTGATGACGAGAACCTCCACTCTGACGATCACAGCATAAAGGTGAGAGTCGTCCTCCCCCATGTAGCCATACTCACAAAGGTGACGACAGAACCACTACCAATCATGGCTCCGCAAGGGGAGCTAGACAAAGCATTGGCAGAGCTTAAAACCAAGTTGAAAGccatgaagaagaaagagaagtacAAGACTACAGTGGTGAGCAAGCTCTTCGCTGGGACAGAGACACCCTTCACCAAACAAGTGATCGATCATCCACTCCCCCACAAGTTCAAAACACCATAAATTCCAAGCTACAGTGGAGTCAAAGATCCAACTGAGCTTTTGGAGAACTATCGGGTGCATCTGACGCTACATGCCATCCCCGACGAGATAGCATGCAAAGCCTTTCCGACTACACTCTCGGGAAACGCTAGGGAATGGTTCCGAAGCTTAGCCCCTAATTCCATGGCTACCTTCGAGGATCTAGCTCAGATTTTTCTCACCCATTTCCTGGGTTccagagaaaggaagaagccGTTCAGGTACCTACTGACACTCCACCAACGAGAACGAGAGAGTTTAAAGGAATTCATGATTCGGTTTAACACCAAAAAACTGAAGGTGGAAGATCCTATGGATGGTGTAATCTTCTCCATTGTCTACAATGGAATCTCGCCCCATGAGCCCGTGGCGAGGAAGATCGTGAGAAAGCAACCAAACACCCTCTAGGAGCTACTGGACATAGTAGATGAGTTTATTAATAAAGAGGAGACCTTGAAGGCAATGAGGTCGGCCCGGAAGACTCCTAAGAAGCTGGAAGAAAATAAGAGGAAAGATCTACCGGGGTTCGACGCCCCAAAGCATTTCAAGAAGAAGTTTAGCAATCACAACTTCACTCCACCCAACGCCAACATTTTCGAGGTCCTGATGGAGATCAAGAAGGATCCGGAATACCGAAGACCTCCTAGGGCCCCGCAGAATCAGAACTCAGATCGGTATTGCAAGTTCCACGAGGTCAACGGGCATTATACAGAGGGCTGCATCGCCTTCCCGCACCTCTTTGAAAAGTTTATCCAAAATGGTAAACTTGTGCGATTCTTTGGAGAACAATAGAGAGCGGCTCCACCTCGGGAAAGCTTTGTCCGAGAAATACACCACCATCCTCCCCGAAATCAACAGTCACAAGAACGGTACCAAAGTAGAAGCTCTAACCATCGAAACCAGGACAGGTATCCTCGGGAAGATAGAGTAAGACGAGAAAAGCAGCGAGGAAGTCCGGCGCACCCAACCCGTGAGCCCCAACATCAAGCTAACCTCCCGAAAATTAGGGAGAGCAAGGAAGGCCTACGCCCGACAACTGGAAGGTTCTCACAAAGTCTATTATATCGGGAGGCCCGTGAAGTAGTCCCGAAGAAGTGAGATGGTGATCGGATTCTCGGATGCGGACTACCTGAGTATCTTGCACCCACACACGGACGCTTTGGTTATCACCTTAACAGTGGCAAATCATAACGTCCATCTCATCTTGGTGGACAATGGGAGCTTGGCGGACATCCTGTATTGGTCTGCATTCAAGAAGTTAAACCTGGGACAGGAAAAAAATTGTCCCAACCAACTGTACTTGATGGGATTCACGGGGGAACAAGTACAGCCAGTCGGATCAATTGAGCTACCGGTCACAGCCAGGTCATATCCAAGGCAAGCAACTATAATGGTACGTTTCCTATTGGTCGACCGACCTTCAGTTCATAATGCCATTATCGGGAGAAAGGCTCTCAATGAACTAAGAGCCATCACATCAACCCCACACCTCAAGGTGAAATTCCCGACGGATCACGGAGTCGGGGAAATTAGGGGTAATCAACGGGCAGCCTGGCAATGTTACAATATTTCTATGAAAGAATGCCCAAAAATCCCAGCCCTGGGGAACGCCAGCAAGGTGGAAAGATAACAATTAAAGGGCGGTGAACCGGTTGCAGATCTTGACGAATTCTTGGTCAACGAACCCGACAGAGTTATCAAAATTGGGTCCCAACTAGATCCAATCACCAAGAAAGAGCTCAAGTCCTTCCTCCACAGTAACTGCGATTTATTCGCCTGGAGTCATGATGACATGCCCGAAATAGCACCTTCAGTCATGGTGCACAAGCTGAACGCCAACCCTAAGTTCAAACCGGTACAACAAAAGCGAAGGGGATACTCGCCTGAAAATAGTAGAGCTGCCACTGAGGAAGTCGAGAAATTGCATGAAGCCGGATTCATCAAGGAAATCCAATACACCACTTGGTTGGCGAATGTGGTGCTGGTGAAATAGTCAAACGagaaatggaggatgtgtgttGATTTCACAAATCTTAACAAAGCGTGCCCTAAAGACAACTATCCCTTGCCTCGAATCGACCAGCTTGTGGACTCAACTTCGGGACATGAGCTACTAAGCTTCATGGATGCATTCTCCAGATACAACCAGATTTCCATGTATGAGTCCGACCAAGAAAAAACGGCTTTCATGACCAACACACATCTGTATTGCTACAGAGTCATGCTGTTTGGACTGAAAAATGCGGGAGCAACATACCAATGGTTAGTCAACAAAATGTTTCAAAAACAGATTGGACGAAACATGGAGGTGTATGTAGACAATATACTGGTGAAAAGCATACGAGCAATCAATCACATAGCAAACCTAGCCGAGGCATTTGATACGCTAAGGCACTATGGGATGAAGCTCAATCCCTCTAAGTGTGCATTCGGAGTAGCTTCGGGCAAGTTTCTTGGGTTCATCGTCTCCCGAAGGGGAATTGAAGCTAACCCCGAGAAAATCAAGTCGATCTTCGACATGCAAGCTCCTCAAAGCACAAAGCAGCTTCAGTAGCTGACAAGCAAAATAGCGGCATTGAATCGGTTTGTCTCTCGCTCGACCGACAAATGTCTTCCCTTCTTCAAAATCCTGAAGACCGCCTTCTCTTGGAGTCGAGAATGCAACAAAGCTTTCATGGAATTGAAAGAATACCTAGTCAGCCCACCGCTACTGAGCCAACCGGTTGAAAGGGAAGCTTTGTACCTGTATTTGGCGATATCACCATCAGCTATAAGCTCTGCCTTAATCCAAGAAGAGTAAGGAGTACAAAAGCTTGTCTACTTCGTCAACAAAGCCCTACACGGTGCTGAAGAACGATACCCTCAGATTGAGAAGTTAGCATTCGCTTTGGTCACATCCGCTCGGAGGTTGAGGCCATACTTTCAGGCACACACAATTAATGTATTGACTAAGTATCCCTTACGAAAAATCCTGCAAAAGCCAGATTTGTCAGGGAGATTAGTCAATTGGGCCATAGAACTCGAAGAATTCGACATAGAATTCCATCCGAGAACATCCCTGAAAGGGCAAGCATTAGCCGATTTTTTGGCCGAATTTTATGACGTCTCAGAGGAAGAAGGAGCCAATCCGGGAGAGACATGGGTAGCATTTGTAGACGGGTCCTCAACTCGGAAATGTAGTGAGATCGGAGTTGTGCTTGAGGGACCTCATGGTGAGAAATCTGAAGCAGCTGTACAGCTGAAATTTAGCACCACCAACAATGAGGCTGAATATGAGGCCATGATCCTCGATATGAACATGGCGAAGGAAATGGGAGTCAAGAACTTGGAAGTTAGAAGCGATTCCCAAGTAGTGGTTGGACACATTTGGGATGAATACAAGGCTCGGGgaatcaaaatgaagaaatatcTAGCCAAGGTGAAGGAGATCATGGAATCTTTCGACAAAGTAACCTTTATGAAGATTCCCAGAGAAGAAAACTCGCAAGTAGACTCCCTAGCTCATATGGGCTCCGCGGCCGAGGAAGAAATCATAACGGTTGATCGCCCAGTCCAGTAGCTAACCGAACCTTCAATTGGCCAAAAGAATCAAGTAGCATGCATTGGGGAGAGAGCAATGTCCAGATTGGGGCCGCGACATCCTACAATTTCTCAAGGAAGGCAAGTTGCCATCCGATAACAAACTAGAATGAAAGATCTGCATCCAAGCAACACAATACACGCTAGTTGATGGTGTTCTGTATCGAAGGGGTTACACCCTCCCTCTGCTCAAATGCCTATCCAAAGATGAGGCTGCATACtaatgcgaacctcaatcgacacgcttttgacacccaacaaacaatattggaatattgacccaagaaagctaaaattcagaattttttaaaagaaaaccccgacccaacgtttataaatgaaacgcgaaccaaaggtataaagcaacaaccc
Protein-coding sequences here:
- the LOC132165036 gene encoding uncharacterized protein LOC132165036 → MVIGFSDADYLSILHPHTDALVITLTVANHNVHLILVDNGSLADILYWSAFKKLNLGQEKNCPNQLYLMGFTGEQVQPVGSIELPVTARSYPRQATIMVRFLLVDRPSVHNAIIGRKALNELRAITSTPHLKVKFPTDHGVGEIRDLDEFLVNEPDRVIKIGSQLDPITKKELKSFLHSNCDLFAWSHDDMPEIAPSVMVHKLNANPKFKPVQQKRRGYSPENSRAATEEVEKLHEAGFIKEIQYTTWLANVVLVK